CGTCGGACCTCGGCTTAAAGCCCGGCGACCAAGACTACGGCACCTATCTCAATTGGCTCCACCGAAGCGATGCAACGCTCACCTTTCCGCAAACCATCGTACTGCGGTACACTCAGCTGGAACCCGAAGAACGCCGGATCAAACAGGCAGCAGACGATTATGCCCAATGGTTCTTTTCACGACTGAAGTCTGTAGAACTAGCGACGGCAGACCGGGAGTATCTGTGCGCTGGACGGTTCACCATCGCCGACATATGCGTGGGCTATGCCCTTTATCTGGCTGACACGTTGGGCTTCCGCGATGGTTTCAAACCGAACACCGAAAAATATTATGCACGATTGACTGAGCGCCCAGCTTTCCAGCGCGCCATCGAACTATAGAAAAGCAAGGACGCCCAATGAGCACGATCAGCGAAAAAGAACTGAGCGATTATCGCAGCGACGCGGCGGCTTGGTTTGCAGAAAACACAAATGCCGATCCTGGTTTCATGCTCCCGCTTACCTTCATGGAAGTAGGGACAGATCAGCAGTTCAATTTCCTCCGCGAGTGGCAACACAAAGTCTATGAAGCGGGTTATCTAGGTGCGGCGTGGCCGAAAGAGTATGGCGGCGGCGGCCTGGACCAGAAGTTCCAGACCATTGCGACAGAAGAGATGGCAAAAGCCAACGGCCCGATCATGCTGAATGCGATTGGGCTCAATTGGGCCGGCCCACTCATTCTGGACATGGGCACGGATGAAGAGCGCAAGCGGTATATCAAAGGCATCTTGTCGGCAGAGGACATCTGGTGTCAGGGCTTTTCGGAGCCGGAGAACGGGTCTGACCTTGGTAACGCACAAACCAAAGCTGTCCGGGACGGCGACGATTGGGTGCTGAACGGTTCCAAAATCTGGACCACCCAGGGCAACTACGCCAAATACATGATCCTGCTGGCGCGAACCAATCCGGACGCGCCAAACAAATATGCTGGCTTGAGTTTCTTCCTCTCGCCGATGCAGGTGGATGGCATTGAGACCGTGCCAATCCGTAAGCTCACGGGTGAGTATGGCTTCACACAAACCTTCTTCACCGAAGCGCGGATACCCGGCGACAGCCTAATGGGGAAAGAGGGCGAAGGGTGGCTCGTTGCCATGCGCACGCTGGAATATGAGCGCGGCGTGAAAGGCGGACAGCCTGGCGGCTATGTGATGCGTGCGTCGGACCCGTTTGAAATTGTTGAGCTTGCGCGCAAGGCAACACGCGGCGGCAAGCCTGCTCTGGAAGACCCGGTCATCAAGGATCAGCTCATCCAGCTGATGATTGAAGCGCGGTCCTTGCAGCTCAATTCTAAGCGAGGGCACATTCAGCCGCTTGTACAGGACAAACCTGCATCCCTTGCGCTCTCAAGCAAACTTATGGCGACTGAATTTATGCGCCGCCTAAATGAATTCGCCATCACGCTGCAGGGGCAGCGCGGCGCTTATTATGTGGGTGAACCGGATGCCTATGACGAAGGTCTTTGGCAGCGCGCCTATCTGAACTCGTTCTCGGCAACCATCGGCGGTGGCACGTCGCAGATCCAGCGCAACATTATCGGCGAGCATGTGCTCGGCTTGCCAAAAAGCTGAACCGGTTTAAGGAACAAGACATGTCAAAAAAAGCAACCATCGGTTTTAGCGAAGAGCAGGCTCAGCTGCTTGAAGTGGCAACAACATTCTGTCGCGATAAATCACCTATCGAAAAAGTCCGCTCTCTGCTGGAAAACGAGCGTGGCTACGACGATGCGATCTGGACAGAGATGGCGGAACTCGGCTGGCTTGCCATTGCCGTGCCGGAAGAATTTGGCGGCATCGGTCTGGGCGTGGCTGAAGTTGTGCCCGTAGTTGAACAGATGGGCCGCACCATGATGGCGGGACCCTTTGTGAGCACGACCCTTGCGGCGCAAGCAATGCTTGTCGGCGGGACGGACGAACAGAAACAGAAATATCTGCCCGACCTTTGTGCAGGCACCAAGGCCACTCTTGCGCTGAGCGAACCCCATGGAGACTGGGATCTCACACATGTGGAATGCACGGCTGAGCGCCTAGGCGATACACTCAAGCTCTCTGGTCGTAAGACTTTCGTGGAAAACGCAGACACCGCTGATCTTTTGCTTGTCTCTGTGTCTCTTGAGGGCGCGCCAGCGCTCGTAGTGGTTGAGCGGTCTGTTCTGCCGGAAGGCACGCTGCGCCGTGAGGTGGTGATTGACGAAACACGCCGCTCCTATCAGGTAACGTTTGATGGCGTAGAGGTCCCCGCTTCGGCACTTCTGGATCCGTCAAAAACGACAGCCGCGCTTGTCCATGTGGATCTTTGCGCGTCGCTTTTATTGTCCGCTGAAATGTGCGGCGCGGCGGCGAGCTGTATCGACTATACGGTCGACTATCTTCAGACCCGGAAACAGTTCGGCAAAAAGATCGGGTCCTACCAGGCCTTGAAACACCCGATTGTGGATGCCCATGTGGGGTACGAGCAGGCACGGTCCCATCTCTATTGCGCGGCTTTCAACTTCACCCAGCAGGGCGAAGGGGAAGTCGCAACCCGGATCGCCAAAGCACAGGCTGGGGAGGCGCTCTCCTACGCTGCTGATCGGGCGATCCAGTTCCATGGTGGTTTTGGTTTCACATATGATTGCGATGCGCAGCTCTATCGCCGTCGCTCGCTCTGGTGTGAAAACCAGTTTGGAGACTCTGCCTATCAACGGGCGAAGCTTGCAGAGCTGCTTCTTTAGCGGGCAGACCCTGCATTGACGCAGCGTCCACGGACTTGTTCCTTAGCATGAAGTGCCTTGTTCAGGCGCGGGCAGGGTGCTGCACGAATTTGCACGTGAATGATGGTTGCCCGATGAGCCTCCTTGGTCCATTTCTATAAGGAATGTGCGCCACTGCGGGCGCTACAAGGGAGGAACATCATGTCCGGCACTGACCGCTACCCACATCTGTTTGCACCCCTTGATCTGGGTTTTACCACGATCAAGAACCGCGCTCTCATGGGCTCGATGCACACCGGGCTTGAAGAACGCGAAGACGGGCATCTGCGCATGGCAGAGTTTTTTGCTGAGCGCGCCCGTGGTGGTGTTGGCATGATTATCACAGGCGGCATCTCACCGAACGAAGAAGGGGGACTTGGCGCAAAGCTTTCAACATCGGAAGAAGCTGCCCGGCACAAAGTCATCACCGATGCAGTGCATGCAGCCGACCCGGACACAAAAATCTGCATGCAGATCCTGCACACCGGTCCGTTGGCGCCCCATGACAGATGTGTTGCGCCGTCACCTGTCCGCTCCCGCATCGCGCGTTTTGTGCCCAATGAACTTGACGAAGCGGGCATCGAAAAACAGATCGCCGATCACGCCAACTGTGCCGCCCGCGCCAAAGAAGCAGGCTACGATGGGGTTGAGGTGATCGGCTCCGCCGGATATCTGCTTTCTACTTTCCTGGTTCAAAAAACAAACCAGCGAACGGACCAATGGGGCGGTTCCTATGAAAACCGGATGCGTTTCCCGCTGGAAGTTGTCCGTCGCATTCGGGCAACGGTGGGCGATGACTTTATTCTGATTTTTAGAATTGCTGCGATGGACATGCTCGAAGGCGGTATGTCCTGGGAAGAAATTGTGTTGCTCGCCAAAGAGTTGGAGAAAGCAGGCGTCACCATCATCTCCACCCACTTCACCTGGCATGAGAGCGCAGTGCCGACAATTGCAACCATGGTGCCGCGTGCGGCATTTACCAGTGTAACGGGGCGCCTTCGCAAGGAAGTGAGCGTGCCTTGCATCACTTCTAACCGCATCAATATGCCCGATGTGGCCGAAGGCGTACTTGTGAACGGCGATGCGGACATTGTCTCCATGGCGCGTCCCATGCTGGCGGATGCAGAGCTTGTCAAAAAAGCTGCTGAAGGCCGGGAAGATGAAATCAATACCTGCATTGGCTGTAACCAGGCCTGCCTTGATCATACATTCGGCGGCAATCAGGAAGTGTCATGCTTGGTCAACCCCCGGGCCTGTCATGAAACGCTTCTGAAATATGAGCCAGCTAAAGCGAAAAAGAACATTGCAGTTGTCGGCGCCGGACCTGCAGGGCTTGGTTACGCGACGGTCGCAGCTGAACGCGGCCACAAGGTGACGCTCTATGATGCGGCCTCGGAAATCGGTGGGCAGTTCAACCTCGCAAAACGCATTCCCGGCAAAGAAGAGTTTTATGAGACGCTTCGCTATTTCAACAAAATGATTGATGTCCATGACATTGATCTGCGGCTGAATACTCGCGTGTCAGTGGGTATGTTGCAGAACGAGAATTATGACGAAATCGTTGTGGCGACAGGCATTGAGCCACGCACACCGGATGTGGAAGGCGTCAATCACCCCAAAGTGGTGCGCTATGTGGATGTCATCACCGGTAAAGCAAAAGTGGGCAAGAAAGTCGCGATCATGGGTGCGGGCGGCATCGGCTTTGATGTTGCTGAGCTTGTCACTCATGAAGGGAAGTCGTCAGCGCTGGACATTGGTCTTTTTGCCAAAGAATGGGGTGTTGATTTCGAAAACCATCCCCGTGGTGGCGTGACGGGGGTTGAGCCCGTCATCACCAAGTCTGATCGGGAAGTGACGCTGCTCCAACGCAAAACATCCTCCGTGGGGCGGGGGCTCGGCAAGACGACGGGCTGGACTCATCGCCTAACCTTGGCACGGCGCGGCGTGAAAATGATGAATGGCGTGGAATATCGGCGCATCGACGATGATGGTTTGCATGTCCTCATCCACAATGAACCGCAGACGCTGGACGTCGACACCGTGATCATCTGCGCCGGTCAGGAACCGCTGCGAACACTTTTTGATGAGTTGGAAGCTGCCGGCGCCAAAGTGAGCCTCGTAGGTGGTGCTTATGAAGCGATGGAGCTGGATGCAAAGAGAGCGATCAACCAGGCAAGCTACCTCGCTGCGGCCGTTTAAGGGTCGGGTATCTGACGCCGGGCTTGAATATGGTGAAGTCTCGTGTGACCTTCTCCGCCTAATCTTGGTCGGGGGAGACACATGCGCGCGACATTGACGACAATTGGAAGTCTGCTTGGGATCGTGCTGTTGATGGTTGTCGGGGTCGTGCTGCTCAGGGCAGAAGCTGAGGCGCCACCACCTGTTGATCCTGCACCTCTCATTGCCAGAGCGAACGACTACCATGTCACGATCCACCGAGATCACTTTGGCATTCCCCACATCTACGGCAAGACCGATCCGGACGTGGCCTTCGGCCTGGCTTTTGCTCATGCGGAAGACGACTTTGCGACCATCCAAGAAGTGGCGATTGCCTCGAGAGGCCAACTCGCTGCGACCAAGGGGATAGACGCCGCGGTGACCGACTATCTCGTGCACCTTCTGCGTGTGTGGGAAGCGGTAGATGCTAAATACTATACTCATGTATCGCCTGAAGCCCGTGCATTGGCAGAAGCCTATGCAGACGGTGTGAATTATTACGCGGCCCTTAACCCAGGTGAGGTTGAGGCTGGCCTTCTGCCCATGACCGGTAAGGATGTGGTCGCGGGCTTCACATTCAAGGCCCCGTTTTTCTATGGCATGCAAAACCACATTCTCGAGCTCTTTGAGCCGGAGAGAAAACGTGAGATCTCCTTAGGGCCTGAGCGCGCGTTCCTGCTGACCGACGAAGCGTTCGCCCATGCTGGATCAAACGGATTTGCGGTGGCGCCCTCGCGTTCGGCAGACGGGAAGACGCGTCTCCTAATCAATTCCCATCAGCCTTATAAGGGCCCCGTTGCCTGGTATGAAGCACGTCTGAAAAGTGAAGAGGGGTGGGATGCCGTTGGTGGTGTGTTCCCTGGGTCGCCGCTCATGCTACACGGTCACAACCGCCGGGTCGGGTGGGCCTCAACCGTCAACAAGCCAGACCTTGTCGATACTTATGTTCTCACCGTGAACCCGGACCATCCGGATCAATACCTGTTGGATGGCGAGTGGCGGGAGTTTGAGAAAACGAGTGTGGACATCAAGGTGCGGCTCTGGGGACCCTTCTGGTGGACCGTTTCGCGCGATGTTGAATATTCCGAGCATGGACCTGTCATCCGTCAGGAGCATGGAACCTATGCAGTACGGTATGCAGGGATGGGCGAAGTCGGAAACATCGATCAGCGTCTCGCCATGAATAAGGCGGACTCGCTGGATGAATGGCTGGCCGCTATGGCCATGCAGGCACTGCCCTCTATCAACTATGTCTATGGGGATGCCGATGGCAACATAGCTCTCCTCTACAATGGTCAGATGCCAAATCGGTTGGAGGGTCTTGATTGGCAACAATATTTGCCCGGTGATCGTTCCGATCTGATCTGGAAGGAGTACCTGCCCTTTGATCAGGTGCCTTTACTGCTCAATCCAAAGGCGGGCTTTGTTACAGAAGCAAACAGCACGCCCTTCAAAGCGACCGCTCCAGAAGACGACTTGAAGCTTGAAGACTTCTCCGCAACGCTTGGCATCGAAACACAGATGACGAACCGTGCGTTTCGCGCGCTGGAACTGCTTGGTTCCGATGGGTCCATCAGCGCAGAAGAGTTCCGAGCCTACAAATATGACCATGCATACTCGACCGAGTCAGAACTCGCTTTGATGATCAAGGAAGTGCTCAAAGTGGACGCGGGCAGCGATGAAGATCTGAAACAGGCTCAGGCGATCCTTCGAGAGTGGAATTTGGAGACCGACTATGAAAGTCGCGGTGCGGCGCTCGGCGTATTGATGGGGGAGCCGGTGGTGCGAGCCCGGCTCGGTGGAAAGGAACCTCCCGCTCCGCTCGATAGCCTGCAAGATGCCATTGCGCATTTGAAAGAGCACTTTGGCCGCCTTGACCCCAAATGGGGTGACGCAAATCGCATCATCCGGGGCAGTGTCGACATGCCGATCCAGGGCGGGCCGGACATTCTGCGCGCCGTGTATGGTCAGAAATCCGAGGAAGATGGCCGTCTCGGCGCCGAAGGCGGCGACACATACATTATGTTTGTTGAATGGGATGAAGACGGCAATGTCTCTTCGGAGAGCATTCATCAGTTTGGCTCCGCGACGATTGATGAAACGTCGCCCCACTTTGCAGATCAGGTCCCGCTGTTTGCCGAAGAAAAAACGACGCCTGTCTTGTTGGATTGGGAGGCGTTTGAGCCAACGATCGCGGAGAGTTATCGCCCTGGAATGCGGGCGGCGAGATGAGTTGCTGACAAAACAACGTCAATCTGATTGAGTGCGGCGCATGACAGATGCGTTTCATGCTACAGATGAATTTGCTTCGCAGTTCGATAGTCTGCTTGCCTGGCGGCGCGACGTGCGTCGGTTCAAAACAGATCCATTGGAACCTGGGCTCCTCGAAGAACTGATTGATCGTGCCTGTCTCGCCCCAAGTGTTGGAAATGCGCAACCCTGGCGGTTCGTCTCCGTGGAGAGTCCAGATCACCGGAATATGGTTGCAGAGAGCTTTGCGCACGAAAACGCTGAAGCAGCCAAGCTCTATAAAGACGAGAAAGCGCGTCTATATTCTGAACTAAAGCTTGCGGGCCTAAAGGAAGCACCGGTCCACCTTGCTGTCTTCTCAGACACTGAAACGGTGCTCGGGAGTGGTCTCGGGCGTCAAACCATGCCAGAGACGCTCATCTATTCGACCGTCTGCGCTATTCACACACTCTGGCTGGCTGCGAGAACCAGAGGCGTCGGCGTGGGTTGGGTCTCGATTCTCGACCCAAAAGTAATCACGCGCACATTAAATGTGCCTCCAAATTGGCAGTTTGTTGGCTATCTCTGCCTCGGCTATCCCATTGAAAATCATGATGATCCGGAACTTGTGCGCCACGGATGGCAGGGCCGGATAGGCCGATCGAAAGTCCTA
The DNA window shown above is from Parvibaculaceae bacterium PLY_AMNH_Bact1 and carries:
- a CDS encoding acyl-CoA dehydrogenase family protein (Derived by automated computational analysis using gene prediction method: Protein Homology. GO_function: GO:0016627 - oxidoreductase activity, acting on the CH-CH group of donors [Evidence IEA]), with product MSTISEKELSDYRSDAAAWFAENTNADPGFMLPLTFMEVGTDQQFNFLREWQHKVYEAGYLGAAWPKEYGGGGLDQKFQTIATEEMAKANGPIMLNAIGLNWAGPLILDMGTDEERKRYIKGILSAEDIWCQGFSEPENGSDLGNAQTKAVRDGDDWVLNGSKIWTTQGNYAKYMILLARTNPDAPNKYAGLSFFLSPMQVDGIETVPIRKLTGEYGFTQTFFTEARIPGDSLMGKEGEGWLVAMRTLEYERGVKGGQPGGYVMRASDPFEIVELARKATRGGKPALEDPVIKDQLIQLMIEARSLQLNSKRGHIQPLVQDKPASLALSSKLMATEFMRRLNEFAITLQGQRGAYYVGEPDAYDEGLWQRAYLNSFSATIGGGTSQIQRNIIGEHVLGLPKS
- a CDS encoding NADPH-dependent 2,4-dienoyl-CoA reductase (Derived by automated computational analysis using gene prediction method: Protein Homology.); amino-acid sequence: MSGTDRYPHLFAPLDLGFTTIKNRALMGSMHTGLEEREDGHLRMAEFFAERARGGVGMIITGGISPNEEGGLGAKLSTSEEAARHKVITDAVHAADPDTKICMQILHTGPLAPHDRCVAPSPVRSRIARFVPNELDEAGIEKQIADHANCAARAKEAGYDGVEVIGSAGYLLSTFLVQKTNQRTDQWGGSYENRMRFPLEVVRRIRATVGDDFILIFRIAAMDMLEGGMSWEEIVLLAKELEKAGVTIISTHFTWHESAVPTIATMVPRAAFTSVTGRLRKEVSVPCITSNRINMPDVAEGVLVNGDADIVSMARPMLADAELVKKAAEGREDEINTCIGCNQACLDHTFGGNQEVSCLVNPRACHETLLKYEPAKAKKNIAVVGAGPAGLGYATVAAERGHKVTLYDAASEIGGQFNLAKRIPGKEEFYETLRYFNKMIDVHDIDLRLNTRVSVGMLQNENYDEIVVATGIEPRTPDVEGVNHPKVVRYVDVITGKAKVGKKVAIMGAGGIGFDVAELVTHEGKSSALDIGLFAKEWGVDFENHPRGGVTGVEPVITKSDREVTLLQRKTSSVGRGLGKTTGWTHRLTLARRGVKMMNGVEYRRIDDDGLHVLIHNEPQTLDVDTVIICAGQEPLRTLFDELEAAGAKVSLVGGAYEAMELDAKRAINQASYLAAAV
- the bluB gene encoding 5,6-dimethylbenzimidazole synthase (Derived by automated computational analysis using gene prediction method: Protein Homology. GO_function: GO:0016722 - oxidoreductase activity, acting on metal ions [Evidence IEA]; GO_process: GO:0009236 - cobalamin biosynthetic process [Evidence IEA]; GO_process: GO:0032363 - FMN catabolic process [Evidence IEA]); translated protein: MTDAFHATDEFASQFDSLLAWRRDVRRFKTDPLEPGLLEELIDRACLAPSVGNAQPWRFVSVESPDHRNMVAESFAHENAEAAKLYKDEKARLYSELKLAGLKEAPVHLAVFSDTETVLGSGLGRQTMPETLIYSTVCAIHTLWLAARTRGVGVGWVSILDPKVITRTLNVPPNWQFVGYLCLGYPIENHDDPELVRHGWQGRIGRSKVLFRK
- a CDS encoding glutathione S-transferase family protein (Derived by automated computational analysis using gene prediction method: Protein Homology.); the protein is MKLYHCKGARSVRPLWTMEEMGLDYELESMKFPPRFLREGYTDLNPIGTVPYFVDGEVEMTESAGISQYLVDVHGPSDLGLKPGDQDYGTYLNWLHRSDATLTFPQTIVLRYTQLEPEERRIKQAADDYAQWFFSRLKSVELATADREYLCAGRFTIADICVGYALYLADTLGFRDGFKPNTEKYYARLTERPAFQRAIEL
- a CDS encoding acylase (Derived by automated computational analysis using gene prediction method: Protein Homology.) codes for the protein MRATLTTIGSLLGIVLLMVVGVVLLRAEAEAPPPVDPAPLIARANDYHVTIHRDHFGIPHIYGKTDPDVAFGLAFAHAEDDFATIQEVAIASRGQLAATKGIDAAVTDYLVHLLRVWEAVDAKYYTHVSPEARALAEAYADGVNYYAALNPGEVEAGLLPMTGKDVVAGFTFKAPFFYGMQNHILELFEPERKREISLGPERAFLLTDEAFAHAGSNGFAVAPSRSADGKTRLLINSHQPYKGPVAWYEARLKSEEGWDAVGGVFPGSPLMLHGHNRRVGWASTVNKPDLVDTYVLTVNPDHPDQYLLDGEWREFEKTSVDIKVRLWGPFWWTVSRDVEYSEHGPVIRQEHGTYAVRYAGMGEVGNIDQRLAMNKADSLDEWLAAMAMQALPSINYVYGDADGNIALLYNGQMPNRLEGLDWQQYLPGDRSDLIWKEYLPFDQVPLLLNPKAGFVTEANSTPFKATAPEDDLKLEDFSATLGIETQMTNRAFRALELLGSDGSISAEEFRAYKYDHAYSTESELALMIKEVLKVDAGSDEDLKQAQAILREWNLETDYESRGAALGVLMGEPVVRARLGGKEPPAPLDSLQDAIAHLKEHFGRLDPKWGDANRIIRGSVDMPIQGGPDILRAVYGQKSEEDGRLGAEGGDTYIMFVEWDEDGNVSSESIHQFGSATIDETSPHFADQVPLFAEEKTTPVLLDWEAFEPTIAESYRPGMRAAR
- a CDS encoding acyl-CoA/acyl-ACP dehydrogenase (Derived by automated computational analysis using gene prediction method: Protein Homology.); this translates as MSKKATIGFSEEQAQLLEVATTFCRDKSPIEKVRSLLENERGYDDAIWTEMAELGWLAIAVPEEFGGIGLGVAEVVPVVEQMGRTMMAGPFVSTTLAAQAMLVGGTDEQKQKYLPDLCAGTKATLALSEPHGDWDLTHVECTAERLGDTLKLSGRKTFVENADTADLLLVSVSLEGAPALVVVERSVLPEGTLRREVVIDETRRSYQVTFDGVEVPASALLDPSKTTAALVHVDLCASLLLSAEMCGAAASCIDYTVDYLQTRKQFGKKIGSYQALKHPIVDAHVGYEQARSHLYCAAFNFTQQGEGEVATRIAKAQAGEALSYAADRAIQFHGGFGFTYDCDAQLYRRRSLWCENQFGDSAYQRAKLAELLL